AAAGTGGGCCACTAAGGGGCACTTGAAAACAGGCCACCTTTAGAGCGAAAAACCGTTAGGTTTTCTTTGTAAAAACAAGGAGAGCCAAATAGATGGGAAATACTCTAAAGATGGAAAAACAAGACATTGTCAAACGATTATCACACTGGGCTGGAGTAACCGTAAGATCAAGAGAACCACCGGTATACACCGTGATACAATTTCAATCTATCGCAAGAAATGGGAACGAGAGTAAACAGCTTTATCAGCTGACAGTATTGATCAATCCACCAGTGACCACAGCACTTCTGATGTTGAAAAGTCAAGTCAGACTGGGCCACTTGAGGGGGGTAACAAGTGCCCACCGAGCAGGGTGGCCCATTTTGAAGTGCCCACCGTGATCAACGAACATCTTCTCACCAGCTTTATGCACTTGACGCATACTGATGCTCACCTTTTGTGACCAGAGGCGGTAGTGCTCACAGCACTGAGAGTAGCCCAGCCCGTCGGGATGTTGTTCACGGTATTCCTCCCATAGCAGGGAACGGGTTACATGTTTCTTTTTTAACTCGGTATTCATTTTAGCGAAGTCTGGTAAGGGTCTGTCTGAACCCTTGGCCTTCTCACCAAACAGGGCCGTGTATATCTGATCATCATTCAGCGTCTGGATCTGATCCAGGCTCAGGTCACTTGCTTTGTAGGCCTTGAGGTGGTCGTTGACTGTGGATCGAGGCAAATTCAGAGCATTCCTGATCGTACGAACTGATAGACCTGTCAGCTCATGCAGCTCTATTATCTTGCGGATATGTTTCATTTTTAATCTCCTTGCCCAGCGATGAGGCGGGCTGTTCTTGAGTGTCTTTCTTCTCATAGATATCCTCTTTATTTAAAAGAGGACATGTTCACCCTGAACAGGAGACTGGCAACCCTAATGAAATCGCCAAGGGGGTTTTAAATATTATTCCGGCCGACACCTCGAAAGTGTCCGATATCTTCTGGAATCACTGTCCGGTAAAAAACGGAATCGGTGTCCGGTAACTTCCGGAATCGGTGTCCGAAGTCCTCCGGATTTTCCACTCAGGCGCATTTTTTACCCGCACAGAAAAAACCTTCCCCGCTATGTCCCCATTATTTGCATATAATTCGATGAAATATGATGAAATGGTGGGAGTGATTCGGGTATGATATCCACCCCTAAAAACACGTAACCCCCTAATATACAGGGGGTTAGTTTTGTACACCGCCCAGGACTCGAACCTGGAACCAATTGATTAAGAGTCAACTGCTCTACCAATTGAGCCAGCGGTGCAGTGAATCCGGTTTTACACTCTTTTGCGACGTCGTTCTCTTATTTTCTATCCTTGGAGAGCCTCAGGATGACAGTGGGAGAAAAACCTCTTAATGGCGCAAAAAGCGGGCGCAATATATTCGCCGAAGCAGGGGTTGTCAATTAAATGAGGGCTTCGACAAGCTCAGCCGCCAGTTTATTCATAAGCCCCCTCTGGCCCAAGTCCAGGCCTGCCAGGATTCGAGCCAGCTCCCCCAGGGGAGAAGTCCATGCAGTTAATCAGAATTGCGCCAGTCAGGCGCAAAGACTTAATCCGCGAAATCCGTGTCATCCGTGGTTTGTTTTTTAAACCACCAATGCTGACATAAACTCCCGAGCTGAGACTTTTTCACAATCAAAAATCAAACCCTTGATCTCTACCAAACGGGCTTCACTTAACACACCATTGGCCAGACTATTAAACTTGTTTGTGAGATCTTCGATTGTCATTGGCTCCCGGGGATCACCTTTGGGATATTCCAGATATTCTTCAAACTGACGGCCATCATTGGTTGTTACCACAACCCTTGAAGGCTGTTTGGCCGGAAACATCTTTTCAAACTCCAGTGAGGGCTCGCCAATGATCTTATCAATCACTTCAAAGATCTTGGGATCCTTCAGCTTCTCATCAGAAAAGGAACCGGTTGTGATCTTTTTATCCACTATGGCCGCTGCCATACAATATGGTAATGAGTGATCAGCTGTTTCCCTGGATTCCGGACGATATTTCGTGGGATCAAAAAGAATGTCGTAAGCCTGAGCAAAAGCTGTGACCTTGACTTCCTTAATATCCGTATAATCCAAATTATTTTTGATCATGGCGTTTAATGCACAAGAGATATGCGTGTGGGTCAACGCTTCCGTGGGGAAGGCTTTCATACCGCATTCCAATATTTTGTAGCTCTCTCCCAGGTTACCGACTAAAGCTTCAACATCCCACGACCAGGACGAAATACCGTCACGGCCTTCCATGTCAGTAGGCTTCTCAGTTTCATTCTTGGCATCCCATCCCACAAAGGCATCCATGAAA
The sequence above is drawn from the Candidatus Neomarinimicrobiota bacterium genome and encodes:
- a CDS encoding MmgE/PrpD family protein produces the protein MEKSIARQMAEFAVGLKYEDLPEDVIYEVKRYLYDSIGCAYGSMSTHDVKSMLEIYQEMGGASESKVIGFGDEMPAVSTALVNSLMIRALDFNDIYWKDDPSHPSDIIPAALSMAEKVDTSMKDVIVAIVLAYEFEMRMCLFAKPGVRERKWHHATLTQFVSPVVAGKMLGLTVDQMVNAIGINGCHNHTIGCPTAGVLTMMKNTVDPMAVQAGVFAALLAQKGFSGTEKVFEGKEGFMDAFVGWDAKNETEKPTDMEGRDGISSWSWDVEALVGNLGESYKILECGMKAFPTEALTHTHISCALNAMIKNNLDYTDIKEVKVTAFAQAYDILFDPTKYRPESRETADHSLPYCMAAAIVDKKITTGSFSDEKLKDPKIFEVIDKIIGEPSLEFEKMFPAKQPSRVVVTTNDGRQFEEYLEYPKGDPREPMTIEDLTNKFNSLANGVLSEARLVEIKGLIFDCEKVSAREFMSALVV